Proteins co-encoded in one Cytophaga hutchinsonii ATCC 33406 genomic window:
- a CDS encoding chloride channel protein, translated as MKEYFYKKISQLDYKEFHRTAYQLIPLWVASVLVGVAAVMYARGFLYVEDLSTEFLHTYPEAIFAISPVAFLSSWFLVKVFAPMAAGSGIPQVMAAVELEGKSNLSRKLLNVKVSIVKVLSSLVMLAGGGAIGREGPTIQISASIFSFMHHALPKQWEKFSAQLMVLTGAASGLAAAFNTPLGGIVFAIEELTRIQFSKFRTTLFVAVIISGMTAQAMLGPYLYLGFPKVQVAGYSYILWVIAAAALAGFMGGMFGSLILVIHRWKKTIKTTGKHIAIVLIFALSFASIYYFFNRSVIGAGKEVMEDLLFISNKDVSPSLVLSRFFGPILSFGSGGAGGIFAPSLCAGSTIGAFIAYVADIPSEFTNLLILAGMVGFLTGVTHSPFTSAILVLEMTDRHSVIFYLMLAGMFAYLVSMLVDKKSVYEHLKEGYLNSFLPPEGKTPEPTETDVAK; from the coding sequence ATGAAGGAATATTTCTATAAAAAAATATCTCAATTAGATTATAAGGAATTTCACCGGACAGCATATCAGCTTATTCCTTTATGGGTAGCTTCCGTATTGGTTGGTGTTGCCGCGGTTATGTATGCCCGCGGTTTTCTCTATGTGGAAGATTTGAGTACAGAATTTTTACATACGTACCCGGAAGCGATTTTTGCGATCAGTCCAGTTGCTTTTTTAAGTTCCTGGTTTTTAGTAAAAGTATTTGCACCCATGGCAGCTGGTAGCGGAATTCCACAGGTAATGGCAGCTGTTGAGTTAGAAGGTAAATCAAATTTAAGCCGGAAGTTATTGAATGTAAAAGTTTCCATCGTAAAGGTATTAAGCAGCCTGGTTATGCTTGCCGGCGGCGGAGCAATCGGCAGGGAAGGACCTACCATTCAGATATCGGCTTCTATTTTTAGCTTCATGCATCATGCGCTTCCAAAGCAGTGGGAGAAGTTCAGTGCACAACTGATGGTGCTTACAGGCGCGGCATCTGGTTTGGCAGCAGCTTTCAATACGCCGCTTGGAGGTATTGTATTTGCAATTGAAGAATTAACACGGATTCAGTTTTCTAAATTCCGGACAACATTATTTGTAGCTGTTATTATTTCAGGCATGACGGCACAAGCCATGCTGGGTCCGTATTTGTATTTGGGATTCCCTAAAGTACAGGTTGCCGGTTACTCATATATACTTTGGGTAATAGCAGCAGCGGCACTTGCAGGCTTTATGGGCGGAATGTTCGGGAGTCTTATATTAGTGATTCACCGCTGGAAAAAAACAATTAAAACAACAGGAAAACACATTGCCATAGTGCTCATTTTTGCGTTGAGTTTTGCATCTATTTATTATTTTTTCAACCGTTCAGTTATTGGTGCCGGTAAAGAAGTCATGGAAGATCTGTTGTTCATCAGCAATAAAGATGTTTCCCCCTCTTTAGTGCTCAGCCGTTTCTTCGGCCCGATTCTCAGCTTCGGTAGTGGCGGCGCAGGTGGTATATTCGCTCCGTCGCTGTGTGCCGGCAGCACAATCGGAGCATTTATCGCTTACGTTGCAGACATCCCTTCTGAATTCACGAATTTATTAATTCTTGCAGGCATGGTAGGCTTCCTCACCGGCGTTACGCATTCGCCCTTTACATCTGCTATTCTTGTACTTGAAATGACCGACAGGCATTCGGTGATCTTTTATCTGATGCTCGCTGGTATGTTTGCATATCTGGTTTCGATGCTCGTTGATAAAAAATCCGTCTACGAACATTTAAAAGAAGGGTATCTGAATTCGTTTCTGCCTCCTGAAGGAAAAACACCTGAGCCTACTGAAACAGACGTTGCCAAATAG
- a CDS encoding esterase-like activity of phytase family protein codes for MRKSLQSMLVCFGVLLGAQLDASAQVVKLQDYVNNNSAVIGTFQNINFHEAGFSGLYAIAGTNGTEFWTVSDRGVNVDAASANTAACRPTYDKIYGFQNYAPKIHRIRIHGDSIQILQTISMKRPNGTGATGLLNPTGFGSTSVEQASIDTVLNCANFSVKIAPKDVWGIDSEGIVVDKQGNFWICEEGGPSIWKLNKNGVVINRFTPYGNLPGIEAQDIAIDTVFKYRKNNRGFENIAITPSGKIYALIQSPLLFPSKAVGEATQVHRLLEIDPATNATKVFVYLNAGVIGASGPDQIRLSDWKLSDMAAISDTTFLVIEAALRGATDIKNIYKINIKDATPVTSALYSGLTVEALVNQAGLTANGIVPVKKTLFADMFSIGWDHALEKAEGLAIINDSTIAICNDNDYGQVSPSANGVATATGIKSHLVTFRLKGTNKLNNYKTLTTDLAQGKTGLSTSQTPYLLPFAPGVEFTSILSVKDNVNGYKMVGIPDGLGAYDNNDGTFTLLMNHELGSDKGAVRAHGVIGAFVSKWVINKSDLSVVSGSDLVNTVKLWNGTGYSTFNTASPQASAFNRFCSADLAAPTAYYNSVTGLGTQDRIFMNGEEGGDGRAIAHIATGAEAGTAYELPALGKFSWENSVASPIEGNKTVVAGMDDGTGGQVYFYVGTKTNTGSVVDKAGLTNGKLYGVAVTGLLSETSAGVPAAGTAFTLVDLGDVRAVSLSALNTNSVNAGVTTFLRPEDGAWDPKSPNDFYFATTNAFNSPSRLWKLSFTDASNPESGGTITAVLDGTEGQQMLDNITIDHYGHVLLVEDVGGNPHIGKVWQYTIATDVLKEIAYHDSTRFMNGGVNFLTQDEEASGVLDVESILGKGMFLTVVQAHYGIAGEFVEGGQLLAFTNPDTKNADPITTGVVIEEGTGNTTIKLYPNPTGESATIAMILSEKSQVVVNTYDIQGRAVLPAIKQSLESGEQNISLNTASLSNGTYIVEIVAENVTHRIRVIVIH; via the coding sequence ATGAGAAAAAGTTTACAAAGCATGCTTGTTTGCTTTGGCGTTTTGCTGGGTGCACAACTGGATGCATCGGCACAAGTCGTCAAGCTGCAGGATTATGTGAATAATAATTCCGCTGTTATCGGAACATTTCAGAATATTAATTTCCATGAAGCGGGATTTTCAGGTCTTTACGCAATCGCTGGCACAAATGGTACAGAATTCTGGACAGTCTCCGATAGAGGAGTAAACGTAGATGCGGCAAGCGCTAATACAGCAGCGTGCAGGCCTACCTATGATAAGATCTATGGTTTCCAGAACTACGCACCGAAGATTCACCGCATCCGTATCCATGGTGACTCTATACAGATCTTACAAACAATATCCATGAAACGTCCGAACGGTACAGGTGCAACAGGTTTGTTGAACCCAACAGGTTTCGGAAGCACAAGTGTTGAGCAGGCGTCTATCGATACTGTTTTAAACTGTGCAAACTTCAGTGTTAAAATTGCTCCTAAAGATGTATGGGGTATTGATTCTGAAGGTATCGTTGTAGATAAACAAGGTAACTTCTGGATCTGCGAAGAAGGGGGGCCGTCTATCTGGAAATTGAATAAGAACGGTGTTGTAATCAACCGTTTTACTCCTTATGGTAACCTTCCGGGTATTGAGGCGCAGGATATTGCTATTGATACAGTATTCAAGTATCGTAAAAACAACAGAGGTTTTGAAAACATAGCTATTACACCAAGCGGTAAAATTTATGCGTTGATTCAAAGCCCATTGTTATTCCCTTCAAAAGCAGTTGGAGAAGCAACACAAGTACACAGACTATTAGAAATTGATCCGGCTACAAATGCTACTAAGGTGTTTGTTTATTTAAACGCAGGTGTGATCGGTGCTTCAGGCCCCGATCAGATCCGTTTGAGCGACTGGAAATTAAGTGATATGGCTGCGATCAGCGATACTACTTTTTTAGTGATCGAAGCTGCCTTACGTGGCGCAACGGATATTAAAAATATTTACAAAATAAATATCAAAGACGCTACGCCTGTAACATCTGCATTGTATAGCGGTTTAACAGTTGAAGCATTGGTGAATCAAGCTGGTTTAACAGCTAACGGAATTGTTCCCGTTAAGAAAACACTTTTTGCAGATATGTTTTCTATCGGCTGGGATCATGCATTGGAAAAAGCAGAAGGTTTAGCAATCATCAATGACAGCACAATTGCAATCTGTAATGATAATGATTACGGACAAGTTTCCCCATCAGCAAATGGCGTTGCTACAGCAACGGGTATTAAGTCTCATCTTGTTACATTCAGATTAAAAGGGACTAATAAATTAAATAACTATAAAACACTTACTACTGATTTAGCACAAGGTAAAACTGGACTGAGTACATCACAGACACCTTACCTGTTACCATTTGCACCAGGAGTTGAGTTTACTTCGATCTTAAGTGTAAAAGATAATGTAAACGGTTATAAAATGGTTGGTATCCCGGATGGCCTTGGCGCGTACGATAACAACGACGGAACATTTACGCTTTTAATGAACCACGAATTAGGTTCTGATAAAGGTGCTGTGCGTGCACATGGTGTTATAGGTGCATTCGTATCTAAATGGGTAATCAATAAATCAGATCTGTCTGTAGTTAGCGGTTCAGATTTAGTGAACACGGTAAAATTATGGAACGGTACAGGTTATTCAACATTTAATACTGCATCGCCTCAGGCATCGGCATTCAACAGATTCTGTTCAGCAGATTTGGCTGCACCAACTGCTTACTATAACAGTGTAACCGGTCTGGGTACACAGGATCGTATTTTTATGAATGGAGAAGAAGGTGGTGATGGCCGTGCCATTGCACACATTGCAACGGGTGCAGAAGCTGGTACCGCATATGAACTTCCTGCGTTAGGAAAATTCTCCTGGGAAAATTCTGTAGCAAGTCCGATTGAAGGAAACAAAACAGTTGTTGCCGGTATGGATGATGGTACAGGCGGACAGGTTTATTTCTATGTTGGTACAAAAACAAACACCGGCTCCGTAGTTGATAAAGCTGGTTTAACAAACGGTAAGTTATACGGTGTCGCTGTTACAGGTTTGTTAAGTGAAACGAGTGCAGGTGTTCCTGCAGCAGGTACAGCATTTACCTTAGTTGATTTAGGCGATGTAAGAGCCGTATCACTATCAGCATTGAATACGAATAGTGTAAATGCAGGTGTAACTACATTCTTACGTCCTGAAGATGGTGCCTGGGATCCGAAAAGCCCGAATGACTTTTACTTTGCAACAACAAATGCGTTCAATTCTCCAAGCAGATTGTGGAAATTATCTTTCACGGATGCATCAAACCCGGAATCAGGCGGAACGATCACAGCAGTACTTGATGGTACAGAAGGCCAGCAAATGCTTGATAACATCACGATTGATCATTACGGACACGTATTATTAGTGGAAGATGTTGGCGGAAACCCACACATCGGTAAAGTATGGCAGTATACAATTGCAACAGATGTATTAAAAGAAATTGCTTACCACGATAGTACACGTTTTATGAATGGCGGTGTAAACTTCCTTACACAGGATGAAGAAGCATCAGGTGTATTGGATGTTGAATCAATCCTGGGTAAAGGTATGTTCTTAACAGTGGTACAGGCACACTATGGTATTGCCGGTGAATTTGTAGAGGGTGGCCAGTTACTGGCATTCACAAACCCGGATACAAAAAATGCTGATCCGATTACTACAGGTGTTGTTATTGAAGAAGGTACAGGAAATACAACGATTAAATTATATCCGAATCCGACAGGAGAGTCTGCAACAATTGCGATGATTCTTTCAGAAAAATCGCAGGTAGTAGTAAATACATATGATATTCAGGGAAGGGCTGTATTGCCAGCAATCAAACAATCATTGGAAAGCGGCGAACAGAACATTTCATTGAATACTGCATCATTAAGCAATGGAACATACATTGTTGAAATTGTAGCTGAAAATGTTACACATAGAATAAGAGTAATTGTAATTCACTAA
- a CDS encoding DUF2147 domain-containing protein — protein MKHLISILLFTVLGTSAFAQADNILGTWLSADKKAHVEIYKTNSNVYFGKIIWLSEPNDPTTGKPKVDGKNPDASKRSNPLIGSLTFLNFVYKDGEYINGKIYDCREGKTYTGKLWLNDDGTLSMRGYIGFLYSTETWTRFK, from the coding sequence ATGAAACATTTAATCAGCATACTTCTTTTTACAGTGCTTGGTACAAGTGCATTTGCACAGGCAGACAACATTCTGGGCACCTGGCTTTCTGCCGATAAAAAAGCCCACGTCGAAATATATAAGACAAACAGCAATGTTTATTTCGGAAAAATAATCTGGCTCTCTGAACCCAATGATCCGACAACAGGAAAACCTAAAGTTGACGGCAAAAATCCGGATGCATCTAAACGCTCTAACCCGTTGATCGGATCTTTAACATTTTTAAATTTCGTGTATAAAGATGGTGAATATATTAATGGCAAAATATACGATTGCAGAGAAGGTAAAACCTATACCGGAAAACTGTGGCTGAATGATGATGGCACCTTGAGCATGCGCGGTTACATTGGCTTTCTGTATAGTACAGAAACCTGGACGCGTTTTAAATAA
- a CDS encoding cytochrome-c peroxidase, which produces MKKYILLITVLGTLFVSISFISKTESLVSSEYPSLYTERIQAFKQKQTALLRRIDESNVTKESDLEQIKEIIQQTRVQLKGVDFWLRYLEPISYKKINGPLPVEWETEVFEKHEAPYKREAAGLTLAYLYLEESGIEKKELKRLVQESISATDVYFADSITKHLADYHHFYLCNRLYLLNISAIYTTGFECPDTEQVIPELLSMMKDMQPVYVAYNKSFPATAIYPEYLELYEKAIDFVFKQPNDLNDFDHFTFIQQYINPLFALNQKMIHKYNVSSKNLVDYSLNKNSTSIFDKGLYYAQNTKGIFSRVTDSTDLNELNDLGKLLFYDPILSGNNLRSCASCHLPTEYFTDTLNRTALQFNRVDRLPRNTPSLINVQQNHLLMMDGAHITMQNQAKSVILNPTEMGSTEIALIQKVLSCKEYNTRFTKLLKYTPQEKGITIDHITSALTIYYSKFSNGYSDFDASMIEKKSIDPIVQEGFNLFMSKAQCATCHFVPQFNGVKPPYVNSEFEVIGVPADKLFSRVSMDNGRTVVYVSDEMNRAFRTGSIRNAPYTKPYMHNGVFDNLTEVIEFYNNGGGAGRGLDIPNQTLSSDSLHLTKEEINKIEVFIQSLNEHIVFEKPPLTLPVSKDKVLNQRKVGGEY; this is translated from the coding sequence ATGAAAAAGTATATATTATTAATAACAGTATTAGGTACATTATTTGTATCAATTTCATTTATATCCAAAACAGAATCTCTTGTATCATCTGAATATCCGTCTTTATACACAGAACGTATACAGGCATTCAAACAAAAGCAAACCGCGTTATTACGAAGGATTGATGAAAGTAATGTAACGAAGGAATCGGATCTTGAACAGATAAAAGAAATTATTCAGCAAACGCGTGTTCAGTTAAAAGGCGTTGATTTTTGGCTGCGTTATCTGGAACCAATTTCATATAAAAAAATTAACGGGCCGCTTCCGGTAGAATGGGAGACAGAAGTATTTGAAAAACATGAAGCGCCTTATAAGCGAGAGGCCGCGGGGTTAACGCTGGCATATCTGTATCTGGAAGAATCCGGTATAGAAAAAAAAGAATTAAAGCGATTGGTTCAGGAATCTATTTCTGCAACGGATGTTTACTTTGCAGATTCCATAACAAAGCACCTTGCAGATTATCACCATTTTTATTTATGTAACAGATTGTATCTGTTAAATATTTCCGCCATTTATACTACAGGCTTTGAGTGTCCGGATACGGAACAGGTAATTCCCGAATTGTTGAGTATGATGAAAGATATGCAGCCAGTGTATGTCGCATACAATAAAAGCTTTCCAGCTACAGCCATTTATCCAGAATATTTAGAACTGTATGAAAAAGCCATTGATTTTGTTTTCAAACAACCAAACGATTTAAACGATTTTGATCATTTTACATTCATTCAGCAATACATAAATCCGCTGTTTGCATTGAATCAAAAAATGATTCATAAATATAACGTGTCCAGTAAAAACCTGGTTGATTATTCGTTAAATAAAAACAGCACATCTATTTTTGATAAAGGATTGTATTATGCACAGAATACAAAAGGGATTTTTTCCCGGGTAACAGATTCTACAGATCTTAACGAGTTAAATGATTTAGGTAAATTGTTGTTTTACGATCCGATCTTATCCGGAAATAATTTACGCAGCTGTGCTTCGTGCCATTTGCCTACCGAATATTTTACAGATACGCTTAACCGTACAGCACTTCAGTTTAACCGGGTTGATCGCTTACCAAGAAATACACCTTCATTGATTAATGTACAGCAAAATCATTTGCTGATGATGGATGGCGCGCACATTACCATGCAGAACCAGGCAAAAAGTGTTATACTCAACCCGACTGAAATGGGAAGTACAGAAATAGCGCTCATACAAAAAGTGCTGAGCTGTAAAGAATACAATACACGTTTTACAAAATTACTAAAGTATACACCACAGGAAAAAGGCATCACCATTGATCACATCACATCTGCATTAACCATTTATTACAGCAAGTTCAGTAACGGTTATTCGGATTTTGATGCATCTATGATTGAAAAAAAATCTATAGATCCTATTGTGCAGGAAGGTTTTAATCTGTTCATGAGTAAAGCGCAATGTGCAACATGTCATTTTGTGCCACAATTTAATGGAGTAAAACCACCGTATGTGAATTCAGAATTTGAAGTGATCGGCGTGCCTGCAGATAAATTATTTTCACGTGTAAGTATGGATAATGGTCGAACAGTTGTTTATGTTTCCGATGAAATGAACCGTGCGTTCAGAACAGGGTCTATACGCAACGCTCCGTATACAAAGCCTTATATGCATAATGGCGTTTTTGATAATCTAACAGAAGTAATTGAATTTTACAACAATGGCGGCGGTGCAGGAAGAGGACTTGACATACCGAATCAAACACTTTCTTCGGATTCGTTGCACTTAACAAAGGAAGAAATAAATAAGATTGAAGTCTTTATTCAATCCTTAAATGAACATATTGTTTTTGAAAAACCTCCGTTAACATTACCTGTATCAAAGGATAAGGTGTTGAATCAGCGAAAAGTGGGCGGCGAATATTAA
- a CDS encoding KTSC domain-containing protein, with product MKKVADYRKLLGVDKTVELKELKTIYRNLMKEWHPDKFNDNETAKLEAEEKSKEFIEAYNFLISIAPETVESFKEEFMHTITNASMIDYQYKARVLEVKYSDGAVYEFFDVPSNIYNKLLNSDVPGRFVRRNICGGEFVYRKTANPSSVD from the coding sequence ATGAAAAAAGTAGCCGATTATAGAAAACTATTAGGCGTAGATAAAACCGTTGAATTAAAGGAGTTAAAAACCATTTACAGAAATTTAATGAAAGAATGGCATCCGGATAAATTCAATGACAATGAAACTGCAAAGCTGGAAGCAGAAGAAAAAAGTAAAGAATTTATTGAAGCATACAATTTCCTGATCAGCATTGCGCCTGAAACAGTTGAATCATTCAAAGAAGAATTCATGCATACGATCACAAATGCAAGTATGATCGATTATCAATACAAAGCACGTGTCTTAGAAGTAAAATATTCGGATGGAGCTGTATATGAATTCTTTGATGTGCCAAGCAACATCTACAACAAATTATTAAACTCAGATGTACCAGGCAGATTTGTTCGACGTAATATTTGCGGCGGCGAATTTGTTTACAGAAAAACCGCAAACCCATCGAGTGTGGACTAA
- a CDS encoding wax synthase family protein, with product MDLITGVLLSWGVFLLLIGYFIPYINNLYFARALAWLIVMGTALVSITLTLSAAPIYRMIAIASLQLISMKVIVLVETYRGKPTLTYLQWLVFAMGWFGMRPRLFETFPSSPLPDVMAFVVKGISRIIIGLLLLIASVYAEKEFSAVYFFYELLMLVGLSFILHFGILNLSTASWRFSGVDVKELFRAPYKATSLKEFWGRRWNMAFSEMTAVVVYKPLKNVYGITAAMIASFLISGLLHEIAISFPVKTGYGLPFLYFIMHGLVMLAESKISLVKKIILHPIAAHIWVFAWLILPMPLLFHKTFIIEVVQPLRDFIVHIIGL from the coding sequence ATGGATCTGATAACGGGTGTATTGCTAAGCTGGGGAGTTTTCCTATTGCTGATCGGGTATTTTATTCCATACATCAATAATCTTTACTTTGCGCGGGCGCTTGCCTGGCTTATTGTTATGGGTACAGCGCTAGTATCTATTACGCTCACGCTGTCTGCTGCTCCAATCTACCGGATGATTGCTATCGCATCCTTACAGCTCATCTCTATGAAAGTTATTGTGTTGGTTGAAACGTACAGAGGAAAACCCACGCTCACATATCTGCAATGGCTGGTATTTGCTATGGGCTGGTTTGGTATGCGTCCGCGTTTATTTGAAACCTTTCCCTCAAGCCCGCTTCCTGATGTTATGGCTTTTGTTGTAAAAGGAATTTCGAGAATTATTATTGGGTTATTACTTTTAATTGCTTCTGTTTATGCGGAAAAAGAATTTTCTGCTGTTTATTTTTTTTATGAATTACTCATGCTTGTTGGCTTGAGTTTTATTTTACACTTCGGCATATTGAATTTAAGTACTGCATCCTGGCGGTTTTCAGGAGTAGACGTAAAAGAATTATTCCGTGCTCCGTATAAAGCAACATCACTAAAGGAATTCTGGGGCAGACGCTGGAACATGGCCTTTTCTGAAATGACTGCGGTTGTTGTATACAAGCCTTTAAAAAATGTTTATGGTATTACTGCTGCTATGATTGCTTCGTTTTTAATTTCCGGATTGCTACATGAAATTGCCATTTCATTTCCGGTAAAAACTGGTTATGGATTACCGTTTTTATATTTCATTATGCATGGCCTTGTCATGCTGGCAGAAAGTAAAATAAGCCTTGTAAAAAAAATCATCCTGCACCCGATCGCAGCGCATATCTGGGTATTTGCATGGCTTATACTGCCTATGCCGTTATTGTTTCACAAAACATTTATTATTGAAGTAGTACAGCCGTTACGTGATTTTATAGTGCATATAATTGGCCTTTAA
- a CDS encoding DEAD/DEAH box helicase, which translates to MTFSDLGLNAALLQSLSENNISSPSEIQQKAIPVILNSTKNVVGVAQTGTGKTAAFGLPVLQQINPSLQQTQVLVLVPTRELGQQVAKDLFVFSRYIVRIHTEAVYGGKKIEEQIKKLETPKHILVATPGRLLDLIARKAVNLSNLKYLILDEADEMLNMGFLPDIDKIMKIAKPTARKLLFTSTLGSELKLIIREYLGTDIEEIRIKPQEYVNRNIEHQYLAYQYGYKLEYLKAFLLKHSNERGIIFCRTQAAAKLLGQQLAGFDIVVGSLYGDLNQYERTKVMHAFKDKRIEVLIATDIAARGIDVSDLNYVIHYHLPDNEAQYVNRSGRTARAGKKGKSIALLQSDELYHKDDFEDALRIRFEPIKLDITIDKKESCPVKMTINVGTRHEQTPESLKQFLMLQSGVKEEAIQNVLVYRAHATFDIDSKYQSQLINNIHQTKHFHQRVLIEETAK; encoded by the coding sequence ATGACATTCTCCGACCTGGGTTTAAATGCTGCGCTACTTCAATCCCTTAGTGAAAATAATATTTCTTCGCCATCAGAAATTCAGCAAAAAGCAATTCCTGTTATTCTGAATTCTACTAAAAATGTAGTAGGCGTTGCACAAACCGGAACAGGTAAAACAGCTGCATTTGGCTTGCCCGTATTACAACAGATCAATCCTTCTTTACAGCAAACACAGGTACTGGTGCTGGTACCCACCAGAGAACTTGGCCAGCAGGTTGCAAAAGATCTGTTTGTATTCTCCCGCTACATCGTGCGCATACATACAGAAGCCGTTTACGGCGGGAAAAAGATTGAAGAGCAAATAAAAAAGCTTGAAACACCAAAACACATTCTGGTTGCAACTCCCGGCCGGTTGCTTGACCTGATTGCGCGAAAGGCGGTGAACTTAAGTAACCTGAAATACCTGATCCTGGATGAAGCCGATGAAATGCTCAATATGGGCTTTCTTCCGGATATTGATAAGATCATGAAGATTGCAAAGCCCACTGCACGTAAGCTTTTGTTCACCTCAACACTTGGTTCTGAACTTAAGCTGATCATCCGGGAATATTTAGGAACCGACATCGAAGAGATTCGCATAAAGCCGCAGGAGTATGTAAATAGAAATATTGAACATCAGTACCTGGCATATCAATACGGATATAAATTAGAATATCTGAAAGCATTTTTGCTGAAGCATAGCAATGAACGCGGCATCATATTCTGCCGTACACAGGCCGCGGCTAAATTACTGGGGCAGCAGCTGGCCGGTTTTGATATTGTTGTCGGGTCACTTTACGGCGACCTCAATCAATATGAGCGTACAAAAGTGATGCATGCATTTAAAGACAAACGCATTGAGGTACTTATTGCAACGGATATTGCAGCCCGGGGCATTGATGTGAGCGATCTGAATTATGTGATTCATTATCATTTGCCGGATAACGAAGCGCAATATGTTAACCGCAGCGGAAGAACGGCGCGCGCCGGAAAAAAAGGCAAATCCATTGCCTTGTTACAAAGCGATGAACTATATCATAAAGATGATTTTGAAGATGCGTTACGCATCAGGTTTGAACCCATAAAGCTGGATATAACGATTGATAAAAAAGAATCGTGTCCGGTAAAAATGACAATCAATGTAGGTACACGACATGAACAAACGCCGGAGTCGCTGAAACAATTCTTAATGCTTCAATCCGGTGTGAAGGAAGAAGCCATACAAAATGTACTTGTCTATCGCGCACATGCAACGTTTGATATAGATTCAAAATATCAGAGTCAGTTGATTAATAACATTCATCAGACAAAACATTTTCATCAGCGGGTGCTTATTGAAGAAACGGCTAAATAA
- a CDS encoding c-type cytochrome, translating into MRKYFRIVVAVFVSVLLINSCKTQKKVVYEFPEAMSKPIQEQYAVMCEKGRVLYDLNCAGCHNKKVKGKTIIPDFTEEELGAYSIRMANAVHEENVSEARVSAEELNLITYFLTYKPRNKK; encoded by the coding sequence ATGCGTAAATATTTTAGAATTGTAGTGGCAGTGTTTGTGAGTGTTCTTTTGATCAATTCCTGTAAAACACAAAAAAAAGTCGTGTATGAATTTCCGGAGGCAATGTCAAAACCCATTCAGGAACAATATGCAGTAATGTGTGAGAAGGGGCGTGTGTTATATGATTTGAATTGCGCAGGTTGTCATAATAAAAAAGTTAAAGGTAAAACAATCATTCCTGATTTTACAGAAGAGGAACTTGGTGCATATTCTATCCGTATGGCAAATGCTGTGCATGAAGAAAATGTTTCAGAAGCACGTGTGTCTGCAGAAGAATTAAATCTCATCACATACTTCTTGACCTACAAGCCCAGAAATAAAAAATAA